Proteins found in one Lutimonas zeaxanthinifaciens genomic segment:
- a CDS encoding citrate synthase, translating into MSEVAKLIVNGQEYEFPVIVGTENEVAINVKTLRSVTNGIITLDSGFKNTGSCESKITFLDGEKGILRHRGYAIEELTKKASFLEVAYMIIFGELPTKEQFEKWEKDIKYHQLLNEEMKDIIDGFPKKAHPMGMLSSLTSALTAFNPATVDITKEEQVYDAITKLMGKFPVIAAWAHSKNLGTPLNYGDNSLNYIENIMQMMFRIPTEKYVLNPIAVKALDELLILHEDHEQNCSTSTVRIVGSSEAGLFASVSSGVSALWGRLHGGANQAVLEMLENIQNDGGDVEKYIQKAKDKNDPFRLMGFGHRVYKNFDPRARIIKKAADELFEDLGTNDPVLAIAKHLEEVALNDEYFAQRKLYPNVDFYSGIIYRALGFPREMMTVMFAIGRLPGWIAQWREMRYNHEPIGRPRQLYTGEPLRPFKPFEER; encoded by the coding sequence ATGTCAGAAGTAGCAAAATTGATTGTTAATGGGCAAGAATACGAATTCCCAGTTATTGTTGGAACCGAAAATGAGGTAGCCATTAATGTGAAAACATTAAGGTCCGTAACCAATGGAATTATCACATTGGATTCCGGTTTTAAAAATACTGGATCCTGTGAAAGTAAAATCACTTTTTTAGATGGAGAAAAAGGAATCCTGCGACATCGAGGTTACGCTATTGAAGAATTGACAAAAAAGGCTAGTTTTCTTGAGGTAGCTTATATGATCATTTTTGGTGAATTACCAACAAAGGAGCAATTTGAAAAATGGGAAAAAGATATTAAATACCATCAGCTTTTAAATGAAGAGATGAAAGATATCATCGATGGTTTCCCAAAGAAAGCGCATCCGATGGGAATGCTTTCCTCTTTGACTAGTGCATTAACTGCTTTTAATCCAGCTACGGTTGATATTACAAAAGAAGAACAGGTTTACGATGCCATTACCAAGTTAATGGGTAAGTTTCCTGTGATTGCAGCATGGGCTCATAGTAAGAATCTGGGGACGCCCCTTAATTACGGCGATAATTCTCTGAACTATATTGAGAATATCATGCAGATGATGTTTAGGATCCCAACTGAAAAATATGTCTTGAACCCCATAGCGGTCAAAGCGCTGGATGAGTTGTTGATCTTACATGAAGACCATGAGCAGAATTGTTCTACATCTACCGTGCGAATTGTGGGTTCATCTGAAGCAGGATTATTCGCTTCTGTTTCTTCGGGAGTCTCTGCACTTTGGGGTAGACTTCACGGTGGTGCCAATCAGGCGGTGCTTGAAATGCTTGAGAATATCCAGAATGATGGAGGAGACGTAGAAAAGTATATCCAGAAGGCGAAGGACAAAAATGATCCTTTCCGTTTGATGGGCTTTGGTCACAGGGTGTATAAGAATTTTGACCCAAGAGCAAGAATCATCAAAAAAGCAGCTGATGAGCTGTTTGAAGATCTGGGTACCAATGACCCTGTTTTGGCCATTGCTAAACACTTAGAAGAAGTAGCGCTTAATGATGAGTATTTTGCGCAAAGAAAATTGTATCCTAATGTTGACTTTTATTCCGGAATTATTTATCGTGCCCTTGGCTTCCCAAGAGAGATGATGACGGTGATGTTTGCTATTGGTAGATTACCGGGATGGATCGCTCAATGGAGAGAAATGCGTTATAACCACGAACCGATAGGAAGGCCAAGACAATTGTACACGGGAGAACCTTTAAGGCCTTTTAAACCATTCGAGGAAAGATAA